A region from the Natronorubrum halophilum genome encodes:
- a CDS encoding transcriptional regulator, which yields MREADETTRQRLADALRSEPGTPSELAVRLELTPESVLRHAEHVSRSVDGTDEQFLVAPPTCQDCGFDAFDDLLNRPSRCPECKSESLSEPALTIE from the coding sequence ATGCGCGAAGCCGATGAAACGACGCGACAGCGACTCGCCGATGCGCTCCGTTCCGAACCCGGAACGCCGAGCGAACTCGCCGTCCGACTCGAGTTGACGCCGGAGTCGGTGCTGCGCCACGCCGAACACGTCTCCCGGTCGGTCGACGGCACGGACGAACAGTTTCTTGTCGCCCCGCCGACGTGCCAGGACTGCGGGTTCGACGCCTTCGACGACCTGCTGAATCGTCCGTCGCGGTGTCCCGAGTGCAAGAGCGAGTCCCTTTCCGAACCGGCGCTGACGATCGAGTGA
- a CDS encoding MATE family efflux transporter, which yields MLSGGRRRLFDVWRRVFDLSWPVMVEQFLRTLMRTTDIVVTGLFSPAAVAAVGLADLYARLPLRIGLGLGSGVIALSSQDTGSGATTNRDEAITQAILLGAVSGLPFVLFGFLFGQRAIGVLGAESEVARMGGLYLAIIFATSPTRHVALVAARSIQGAGDTRTPMYVNVVSNGFNIVGTLVLGLGLGPAPELHIVGVGIATAVGNVFSALVLVAAIRSSWTPAGFVRPRRWTITRQLLAISVPRIAEGLVTTVLAFPFNSILLTFGTEVNAAYQIGRRVYQQLTGPLSRGYRTGTSIIVGQTLGDGDLAGARYNGWAAAALGVVTVGSLGVILFIEAEWLVSLFTTDPETLSYASGFARAYAFAAPVTVLYVVLSGALTSGSDTRTPFIARVSGMSVGMLGVSAVGGIYLGYGVPAIYASIVVCYAWATVYVAVGFYRGSWIERTRTMMDERGSASAED from the coding sequence GTGCTTTCCGGAGGTCGACGCCGACTGTTCGACGTCTGGCGGCGCGTGTTCGACCTCTCGTGGCCGGTGATGGTCGAACAGTTCCTCCGGACGCTGATGCGGACGACGGACATCGTCGTGACCGGGCTGTTCTCGCCCGCGGCGGTGGCGGCCGTCGGGTTGGCGGACCTCTACGCCCGGCTTCCGCTTCGGATCGGGCTGGGACTCGGCAGCGGCGTCATCGCGCTCTCGAGTCAGGATACGGGGAGCGGGGCGACCACGAACCGAGACGAGGCGATCACCCAGGCGATACTGCTCGGTGCGGTCTCGGGGCTCCCGTTCGTGCTGTTCGGATTCCTGTTCGGCCAGCGGGCCATCGGGGTGTTGGGGGCGGAGTCCGAGGTCGCCCGGATGGGCGGGCTCTACCTCGCGATCATTTTCGCGACGAGCCCCACCAGACACGTCGCGCTGGTCGCCGCGCGATCGATCCAGGGGGCCGGCGATACGCGAACGCCGATGTACGTCAACGTGGTCTCGAACGGGTTCAACATCGTCGGGACGCTCGTTCTCGGCTTGGGTCTCGGACCCGCACCGGAGCTACACATCGTCGGCGTCGGTATCGCGACCGCCGTCGGAAACGTCTTCTCCGCGCTCGTCCTCGTCGCCGCCATCCGGAGCTCGTGGACGCCGGCCGGGTTCGTCCGCCCGCGGCGGTGGACGATCACCAGACAGTTGCTCGCGATCAGCGTCCCGCGGATCGCGGAGGGGCTGGTAACGACCGTCCTCGCGTTCCCCTTCAACTCGATCCTGCTCACCTTCGGAACGGAGGTCAACGCGGCCTATCAGATCGGCCGGCGGGTCTACCAGCAACTCACCGGGCCACTGTCGCGCGGGTATCGCACCGGAACGAGCATCATCGTGGGCCAGACGCTGGGCGACGGCGACCTCGCCGGGGCGCGGTACAACGGCTGGGCTGCGGCCGCGCTCGGTGTCGTGACCGTCGGTTCGCTCGGCGTGATCCTTTTCATCGAAGCCGAGTGGCTCGTCTCGCTGTTCACCACCGATCCGGAGACGCTCTCCTACGCGAGCGGCTTCGCCAGAGCCTACGCCTTCGCAGCGCCGGTTACCGTCCTCTACGTCGTGCTCTCGGGTGCGCTCACGAGCGGGAGTGACACGCGAACGCCGTTCATCGCCCGCGTCTCGGGAATGTCGGTCGGCATGCTCGGCGTCTCGGCCGTGGGCGGCATCTATCTCGGCTACGGCGTGCCGGCAATCTACGCTTCCATCGTCGTTTGCTACGCGTGGGCGACGGTCTACGTCGCCGTCGGCTTCTACCGCGGTAGCTGGATCGAGCGAACGCGGACGATGATGGACGAACGAGGAAGTGCATCCGCTGAGGACTGA
- a CDS encoding Rieske (2Fe-2S) protein, whose amino-acid sequence MNASQRITTLEDVPSDSTFLFRVAPEADEEREAILVEREGATPDGDEEPVACWLNYCQHMTHINIDKGSGAPMRDGELVCANHGAYFDSDSGKCTFGPCEGAYLTDLEVTVADGAVYLTDDDYAFVGEGPIDDDDDLTSTSNVKI is encoded by the coding sequence ATGAACGCGTCTCAACGGATCACCACGCTCGAGGACGTCCCGTCGGACTCGACGTTTCTCTTCCGCGTCGCGCCCGAGGCGGACGAAGAGCGGGAAGCGATCCTCGTCGAACGCGAGGGGGCGACGCCCGATGGCGACGAGGAACCGGTCGCCTGCTGGCTGAACTACTGCCAACACATGACCCACATCAACATCGACAAGGGCTCGGGAGCGCCGATGCGAGACGGCGAACTCGTCTGTGCGAACCACGGCGCGTACTTCGATTCCGACTCCGGGAAGTGTACGTTCGGCCCCTGTGAGGGTGCCTATCTCACCGATCTCGAGGTAACGGTCGCGGACGGTGCGGTCTACCTCACCGACGACGACTATGCGTTCGTCGGCGAGGGACCGATCGACGACGATGACGACCTGACGTCGACCTCGAACGTCAAAATATGA
- a CDS encoding saccharopine dehydrogenase family protein, whose protein sequence is MDSLLVYGSYGYTGRLIAREAVSRGGSPVVAGQNRQAVTRQADELGVEGRTFGLAGDVAAHVRRFDAVLNCAGPFVKTADPLVEACLETGTDYLDITGEFRVFERLRQRDDAARAADVTLLPGVGFEVVPSDCLAAFLHEQLPAATDLSLGVKGNGPLSRGTARTFVEQLGNDGVVRRNGRLIRVPVAFQTREIDFGTGPEHAVTVPGGDVVTAGHSTGVDSVVVYAAVLPLAARAMTVADSLGWLLERRPVKAVLRRLIDARADGPNERERASDSAVVWGEAVDESTGRRTRARLRTPNPYALTAEAAVDAAERVIDGRDRIRARIPTGFQTPSSAFGSEFVLDLEGTTRELVDVPAEFGDPGRSALESDG, encoded by the coding sequence ATGGACTCCCTCCTCGTCTACGGTTCCTACGGCTACACCGGTCGGCTGATCGCCCGTGAAGCCGTTTCTCGAGGAGGGTCGCCGGTCGTCGCCGGCCAGAACAGGCAGGCGGTGACGCGACAGGCCGACGAACTCGGCGTCGAAGGGCGCACGTTCGGCCTGGCCGGCGACGTTGCGGCGCACGTTCGGCGCTTCGACGCCGTCTTGAACTGCGCCGGGCCGTTCGTAAAAACGGCCGACCCGCTCGTCGAGGCCTGCCTCGAGACCGGCACGGACTACCTCGATATCACCGGCGAGTTCCGGGTGTTCGAGCGGTTACGCCAGCGGGACGACGCGGCTCGAGCCGCGGACGTGACGCTCCTCCCCGGCGTCGGCTTCGAAGTCGTACCTTCGGACTGTCTGGCGGCGTTTCTTCACGAACAGCTACCCGCAGCCACCGACCTGTCGCTCGGAGTCAAGGGTAACGGCCCGCTCTCGAGGGGCACCGCTCGGACGTTCGTCGAACAGCTCGGAAACGACGGCGTCGTCCGCCGAAACGGCCGCCTGATCAGGGTTCCGGTCGCGTTTCAAACGCGCGAGATCGATTTCGGGACCGGTCCCGAACACGCCGTCACGGTCCCGGGCGGAGACGTCGTCACCGCCGGTCACAGCACGGGAGTCGACTCGGTCGTCGTGTACGCGGCCGTTCTACCGCTGGCCGCTCGAGCGATGACCGTCGCCGACTCGCTGGGCTGGCTGCTCGAGCGCCGGCCGGTCAAAGCCGTCCTGCGGCGGCTGATCGACGCCCGCGCCGACGGCCCGAACGAACGGGAACGAGCTAGCGACTCCGCGGTCGTTTGGGGCGAGGCCGTCGACGAATCGACCGGTCGTCGCACACGCGCCCGGCTGCGGACGCCCAACCCCTACGCGCTGACGGCCGAAGCGGCCGTGGACGCCGCCGAGCGCGTCATCGACGGACGAGACCGCATCCGGGCTCGAATCCCGACCGGCTTCCAGACGCCGTCGTCGGCCTTCGGAAGCGAGTTCGTCCTCGACCTCGAGGGAACCACGCGAGAGCTCGTCGACGTACCGGCCGAATTCGGCGATCCCGGACGGTCGGCGCTCGAGTCCGACGGCTGA
- a CDS encoding diphthine--ammonia ligase — translation MSDADGTWVSLFSGGKDSSWALYQALEEGLEVSRLVTVHPAGDSYMYHVPATDLAALAAESIGIPLVDVEPDDFEAAEAADSGVQGDDELEPLEAALTDLGDELEGGIAGVTAGAVESEYQTSRIRGMCDRLGCELFAPLWQEAPRELADEMLEAGFEIAIIQVAAAGLDESWLGRTLDHEAIADLEALHEEYGVHILGEGGEFETFVVDGPHMDRRIDLEYETEWDGTRGRVRITDAQLE, via the coding sequence ATGAGCGACGCAGACGGTACGTGGGTCAGTCTCTTTTCGGGCGGCAAGGACTCCTCGTGGGCGTTGTACCAGGCCCTCGAGGAAGGACTCGAGGTTTCCCGTCTGGTCACCGTCCACCCCGCGGGCGATTCCTACATGTATCACGTTCCCGCGACGGATCTGGCCGCGCTGGCGGCCGAGAGCATCGGCATCCCGCTGGTCGACGTCGAACCCGACGACTTCGAGGCCGCCGAGGCGGCCGACTCGGGGGTACAGGGCGACGACGAACTCGAGCCCCTCGAGGCCGCCCTGACGGACCTCGGCGACGAACTCGAGGGCGGCATCGCCGGCGTCACGGCGGGAGCCGTCGAGAGCGAGTACCAGACGAGTCGCATTCGGGGGATGTGCGACCGACTCGGCTGTGAGCTGTTCGCCCCGCTCTGGCAGGAAGCCCCTCGAGAACTCGCCGATGAGATGCTCGAGGCGGGCTTCGAGATCGCGATCATCCAGGTCGCCGCCGCCGGGCTGGACGAATCGTGGCTGGGACGGACGCTCGACCACGAAGCGATCGCCGATCTCGAAGCGCTCCACGAGGAGTACGGCGTTCACATCCTCGGAGAGGGCGGCGAGTTCGAGACGTTCGTGGTCGACGGACCGCACATGGACCGACGCATCGACCTCGAGTACGAGACGGAGTGGGACGGAACGCGCGGGCGGGTGCGGATTACGGACGCACAACTCGAGTGA
- a CDS encoding DUF7344 domain-containing protein, translated as MTATPHPESDCVDFVLSVLNTLDTCETSAKTVDEAFGLLADQRRRLFLKVMRTYGESITLPDAAEEVAVRETGRNVSNISAECVHEVYISLYHDHLPRLVDVGLLEYDQERDLVFPVALE; from the coding sequence ATGACTGCCACGCCCCATCCCGAGTCCGACTGCGTCGATTTCGTGTTGAGCGTCCTCAATACCCTCGACACGTGCGAGACGTCAGCGAAAACGGTCGACGAGGCGTTCGGGTTGCTCGCCGACCAGCGCCGCCGACTTTTCCTCAAGGTTATGCGCACCTACGGCGAATCGATCACCCTCCCGGACGCTGCGGAGGAGGTCGCCGTCCGCGAGACCGGCCGTAACGTATCGAATATCTCCGCCGAGTGCGTCCACGAAGTCTACATCTCGCTGTATCACGACCACCTGCCGCGACTGGTCGACGTTGGACTCCTCGAGTACGACCAGGAACGGGATCTGGTCTTTCCGGTCGCACTCGAGTAG
- a CDS encoding sugar phosphate nucleotidyltransferase, translating into MKAVVLAGGYATRMWPITKHRPKMFLPIGESTVVDRIFAELEGDERIDEVYVSTNERFAPDFEAHLADSEFEKPQLSIEETSEEEDKFGVVGALAQLIDRENVDDDLLVIAGDNLMSFDVPEFLDYFERQNAPTLAAYDVGSREKAKSYGLVELEDDRVVDFQEKPDDPRSTLVSIACYAFPADSLSLLPTYLEEGNNPDEPGWFVQWLQNHEPTYAYSFEGAWFDIGTPESYLDAVAWHLDGESLVADSATIEETSIGDNVHVMGDVTLDNTNLDHAVIFPKATVRDADIRRSIIDEGTHLEELDLAGALIGAHTTITNGSKH; encoded by the coding sequence ATGAAAGCCGTCGTCCTTGCCGGCGGATACGCGACTCGAATGTGGCCGATCACGAAGCATCGGCCCAAGATGTTCCTCCCGATCGGGGAGTCGACCGTCGTCGATCGTATCTTTGCGGAACTCGAGGGTGACGAGCGAATCGACGAGGTCTACGTGAGTACGAACGAGCGATTCGCCCCCGACTTCGAGGCCCACCTCGCCGACAGCGAGTTCGAGAAACCCCAGTTGTCGATCGAGGAGACGAGCGAAGAGGAGGACAAGTTCGGCGTCGTCGGCGCACTCGCACAGCTCATCGACCGCGAAAACGTCGACGACGATCTGCTGGTCATCGCCGGGGACAACCTGATGAGTTTCGACGTCCCGGAGTTCCTCGACTACTTCGAACGGCAAAACGCCCCGACGCTGGCCGCCTACGACGTCGGTTCCCGCGAAAAGGCAAAATCGTACGGGCTCGTCGAACTCGAGGACGACCGCGTCGTCGACTTTCAGGAGAAACCCGACGACCCCAGAAGCACGCTCGTCTCGATCGCCTGTTACGCGTTTCCCGCCGACTCGCTCTCCTTGCTCCCGACCTATCTCGAGGAGGGGAACAACCCCGACGAGCCCGGCTGGTTCGTCCAGTGGCTCCAGAACCACGAGCCGACCTACGCCTACAGCTTCGAGGGCGCGTGGTTCGATATCGGCACCCCCGAAAGCTACCTCGACGCCGTCGCCTGGCACCTCGACGGCGAGTCGCTGGTCGCCGACTCGGCGACCATCGAGGAGACGTCGATCGGGGACAACGTCCACGTGATGGGCGACGTCACCCTCGACAACACGAATCTCGATCACGCGGTGATCTTTCCGAAGGCGACGGTCCGGGACGCCGACATCCGCCGGTCGATCATCGACGAGGGGACGCACCTCGAGGAGTTGGACCTCGCGGGTGCGCTCATCGGTGCTCACACCACGATTACGAACGGTTCGAAGCATTGA